AAGAGCTACTGGAGGAAGAATAGTAAGCAATATCGAGGATCTAACCGAGAAAGATCTTGGTGAATGTGCACTTGTCGAAGAGAGAAAGGTTGGCGAAGATAAGATGGTTTTTGTTGAAAACTGCAAAAACCCAAGAGCAGTTTCAATAGTGTTAAGAGCAGGTTTAGAAAGATTGGTTGACGAGGCTGAGAGAAGTGTTAGAGATGCTTTAAGTGCTGTAGCAGATGTTTACAGACTTCCCAAAGTTGTTTATGGTGCTGGAGCCTTTGAAATAGAGCTAGCTAAATACATTAGAGACTATGCAAATAAAGTTGGTGGTAAAGAGGGGTTAGCTGTAGAAGCATTTGCTAGAGCATTGGAAGGTATAGTGGAAACACTCATCACGAATGCTGGTCTAGACCCTGTTGACATGTTGATGAAGCTAAGAGCAGAACACATGAAGACTGATGGGAAGTGGATAGGCGTTGATGTATTCACAGGAAAACTTACAGATGCAAAAACATTAGGCGTTGTAGAACCTTTGCTTGTAAAAACCTCAGCATTAAAAGCTGGTACTGAAGCAGCTACACTAATACTTAGAATTGATGATGTTATAGCAGCAGCTAGAAGAAAGGAGGAAGAGAAGAAGAAAGAAGAAA
Above is a genomic segment from Ignisphaera cupida containing:
- a CDS encoding TCP-1/cpn60 chaperonin family protein, which gives rise to RATGGRIVSNIEDLTEKDLGECALVEERKVGEDKMVFVENCKNPRAVSIVLRAGLERLVDEAERSVRDALSAVADVYRLPKVVYGAGAFEIELAKYIRDYANKVGGKEGLAVEAFARALEGIVETLITNAGLDPVDMLMKLRAEHMKTDGKWIGVDVFTGKLTDAKTLGVVEPLLVKTSALKAGTEAATLILRIDDVIAAARRKEEEKKKEEKKEEE